A genome region from Brassica oleracea var. oleracea cultivar TO1000 chromosome C2, BOL, whole genome shotgun sequence includes the following:
- the LOC106326328 gene encoding histone deacetylase HDT3-like, protein MEFWGAKVKAGKTLKVKPDEDCLIHISQASLRKSRRGVSALLYATVDDKKLLLGTLSQDISFDHLLFDREFELSHTLERGSVHFTGYKSKVSTKSKPASDDDDEEAFVEMVCSAKQIKDLMYPSDPDDLLLTKQDLENLVPEKSTKVLTTAHSYPREDPDLTDSDEDFLSPTLLIMSNIDMDSTKADITNFFKDNCSLQVRIVQLVSTVDEESKKTKLEAHIEFRSNQELKLARKLNGHLMGKSRIFFDRTLGSLHVFFISGFNRDLREDDLKRQIEKKFKTCGALKKIILPKEQENLLGFGYITQHLKKRC, encoded by the exons ATGGAGTTTTGGG GAGCTAAAGTTAAGGCCGGCAAGACTCTCAAGGTGAAGCCTGATGAAGACTGTCTTATTCACATTTCTCAG GCTTCTCTTCGTAAATCGAGAAGGGGAGTATCTGCCCTCTTGTATGCCACCGTTGATGACAAGAAACTCCTCCTTGGAACTCTCTCTCAAGACATCAGCTTTGACCATCTCCTCTTTGACAGAGAATTCGAGCTCTCACACACCTTGGAGAGAGGATCTGTCCATTTCACTGGATACAAATCCAAAGTTTCCACAAAGTCCAAGCCTGCTTCAGATGATGATGATGAGGAGGCGTTTGTAGAGATGGTCTGCTCTGCAAAACAAATTAAGGATTTAATGTATCCTAGTGATCCAGATGATCTCTTACTAACAAAACAGGATCTAGAGAATTTGGTGCCAGAG AAATCTACAAAGGTTCTAACGACAGCTCACTCTTATCCTCGCGAGGATCCCGACTTAACAGATTCAGATGAGGATTTTCTTTCG CCCACACTTCTGATTATGAGTAATATCGACATGGATTCTACCAAAGCTGACAT TACAAATTTCTTCAAAGATAATTGCAGCTTGCAAGTTCGTATTGTTCAGCTAGTATCGACGGTGGATGAGGAGAGCAAGAAGACGAAGCTTGAAGCTCATATCGAGTTCCGGTCTAATCAAGAATTAAAACTTGCGAGAAAACTGAATGGTCATCTAATGGGGAAGTCTCGTATTTTCTTTGATAGAACACTTGGCAG CTTACATGTGTTTTTCATCTCTGGATTCAACCGTGATTTGCGTGAAGATGATCTTAAGCGACAAATAGAGAAAAAGTTTAAAACATGTGGAGCACTGAAGAAGATAATTTTGCCTAAAGAGCAAGAAAATTTGCTAGG GTTTGGTTACATAACACAACATCTGAAGAAACGGTGCTAA
- the LOC106322853 gene encoding histone deacetylase HDT1-like — protein MEFWGAKVKAGQTLKVKPGENCLIHISQASLGKAENGVFGLLYATVDDKKLLLGTLSQDSFPHINFDHLLFDREFELSHTLDRGYVHFIGHQRNKKKRANESSKTPVSFNTGNSVLQPCSESKTNQRKQKIQKDNSEEIKEMNKSIKELSEAVKTLQQILLTKADLPEEKETPKKKEEDSCCFGCEEATGNNEQTIFVKGFENVRPRAEIKNALRNFFGSCGEITRVYVPIECRNRVPLGFAFIDLRKGEGNEKALELNGSYMGGKELEVTMASHRDEYYGFTDFHGCERCPVFLDHIYFPSLIKHRRSVYR, from the exons ATGGAGTTTTGGG GAGCTAAAGTTAAGGCTGGCCAGACTCTCAAAGTGAAGCCTGGTGAAAACTGTCTCATCCACATCTCTCAG GCTTCCCTTGGTAAAGCGGAAAATGGAGTATTTGGCCTCTTGTATGCCACCGTTGATGACAAGAAACTCCTCCTTGGAACCCTCTCTCAAGATAGCTTCCCTCACATCAACTTTGATCATCTCCTCTTTGACAGAGAATTCGAGCTCTCCCACACCCTGGACAGAGGATATGTCCATTTCATTGGCCACCAGCGCAACAAGAAGAAGAGGGCTAATGAATCTTCCAAAACGCCTGTCTCCTTCAATACAG GTAATAGCGTGTTGCAACCTTGTTCTGAGAGCAAAACAAATCAGAGGAAGCAGAAGATACAGAAGGATAATTCTGAG GAAATCAAAGAGATGAATAAATCTATCAAAGAGCTGTCTGAAGCTGTGAAAACGCTGCAACAGATTCTATTGACAAAAGCCGATCTACCAGAG GAGAAAGAAACCCCAAAGAAAAAAGAGGAAGATTCTTGCTGTTTCGGATGTGAAGAAGCGACGGGAAACAATGAGCAAACCATTTTCGTCAAAGGGTTTGAAAATGTGCGACCTAGGGCTGAAATCAAGAATGCATTGAGAAACTTTTTCGGTTCTTGTGGAGAGATCACTAGGGTTTATGTTCCCATAGAGTGTAGAAACCGCGTTCCCTTAGGGTTTGCTTTCATTGATCTGAGAAAGGGTGAAGGCAATGAGAAGGCGTTGGAACTAAATGGAAGTTACATGGGAGGAAAGGAGCTTGAGGTGACGATGGCTAGTCATAGAGACGAATACTATGGCTTTACTGACTTTCATGGTTGTGAACGCTGTCCAGTGTTTCTAGACCATATTTACTTCCCCTCCTTGATTAAACACCGTCGTTCTGTTTATAG GTGA
- the LOC106326140 gene encoding uncharacterized protein LOC106326140 — MFALGDEPVGVRVTPYHKPTCIRKILNALEPDEAQTIRETQFGKLVEIADKPSFSGRFGRFLLSRQLKVAKKHEVRFPFAGKPVRFSLREFALVSGLNCRSYPPHSKKKSKNISEKPYWGELFGSMTEVPVSYVITMLKKKTVSDKDTRIKYALLALLCAVILPTSHNPRILPQHAEKIKYMDEFILPQHVSDKDTRIKLKKSMRVTDRQYMWRRHDSSYRQS; from the exons ATGTTTGCGCTAGGCGATGAACCTGTCGGCGTTAGGGTTACTCCTTACCACAAACCTACATGCATTCGGAAAATTCTCAACGCCCTCGAACCAGATGAAGCTCAGACTATCAGGGAGACCCAGTTCGGAAAGCTTGTCGAAATTGCAGACAAACCCTCATTTTCTGGCCGGTTTGGTCGGTTCCTGTTATCCCGACAATTGAAGGTGGCGAAGAAGCACGAAGTTCGGTTTCCATTTGCTGGCAAACCGGTTAGATTCTCACTTAGAGAATTCGCTCTAGTTTCAGGGCTTAATTGCCGCAGTTATCCACCCCATTCCAAGAAGAAGAGCAAGAACATATCGGAGAAGCCATATTGGGGAGAGCTTTTCGGGTCGATGACAGAAGTCCCGGTTAGCTATGTAATTACCATGCTAAAGAAGAAGACCGTATCTGATAAAGACACGAGGATCAAGTATGCCCTACTTGCATTGTTGTGCGCAGTCATTCTCCCAACATCTCACAATCCTCGCATCTTGCCACAACACGCGGAGAAGATAAAATATATGGATGAGTTCATCTTGCCACAACACGTATCTGATAAAGACACGAGGATCAA GCTGAAGAAGTCCATGAGGGTGACGGACCGACAATACATGTGGAGAAGACATG ATTCCAGTTACCGACAATCGTGA
- the LOC106320951 gene encoding histone deacetylase HDT2-like: MEFWGVEVRAGKPLKVKPDEDCLIHLSQASLDKGKKGETAVLYVTVDGKKLVIGTLVQDTIPQISFDLVFEKEFELSHSSKGSVHFIGYKSPNIDEEEDFPCDSEEEEEEVEVPATSTVTTNGATPTSSVVTVDSKPKAAAKAKPAVVKPESDEDDDESDEEDDSEDDGSDSEKGMDVDEDDSEDEEDDSEEEEEDTPKKPETSNKKRPIESATPVPAKKAKPAVAATPQKSEEKKKGGHTATPHPAKKGGKSPMNANQSPKSGGQSSGSGGNKKPFNNSGKQFGSNNKGNKGKGKGSRA, from the exons ATGGAATTCTGGG GAGTTGAGGTTAGGGCAGGGAAGCCACTTAAAGTGAAACCTGATGAAGACTGTCTCATCCACCTTTCACAG GCATCTCTTGATAAAGGGAAGAAGGGTGAAACCGCCGTCTTGTACGTGACCGTTGACGGGAAGAAGCTTGTGATTGGAACACTTGTTCAAGACACCATCCCCCAGATCAGCTTTGATCTGGTCTTTGAGAAGGAGTTTGAGCTCTCACACTCGTCCAAAGGAAGCGTCCACTTCATCGGCTACAAGTCTCCCAACATCGACGAAGAGGAGGATTTCCCTTGTGACTCGGAAGAGGAAGAGGAGGAAGTTGAGGTTCCTGCTACTTCAACTGTCACTACAAACGGAGCAACACCTACTTCGAGTGTTGTTACTGTTGACTCAAAGCCAAAGGCTGCGGCTAAGGCTAAGCCTGCTGTAGTGAAGCCTGAATCAGACGAGGATGATGATGAGTCTGACGAGGAGGATGATTCTGAAGATGATGGATCTGACTCTGAGAAAGGG ATGGATGTTGATGAGGATGATTCTGAGGATGAGGAAGATGATTCTGAGGAGGAGGAAGAGGATACCCCTAAGAAG CCTGAGACAAGCAACAAGAAGAGGCCGATTGAATCTGCAACACCTGTCCCTGCTAAGAAGGCTAAACCCGCAGTAGCAGCTACCCCTCAGAAATCAG AGGAGAAGAAGAAGGGAGGGCACACAGCTACACCACACCCAGCTAAAAAGGGAGGAAAGAGTCCTATGAATGCTAACCAGAGCCCCAAATCTGGAGGTCAATCATCCGGATCTGGTGGTAACAAGAAGCCATTCAACAACTCCGGCAAGCAATTTGGTTCTAACAACAAGGGCAACAAGGGGAAGGGAAAGGGCAGCAGAGCCTAA
- the LOC106326224 gene encoding FBD-associated F-box protein At5g22730-like: MEERFSKQQRMYDESYIRAKEDMISKLPDSLLCQILSYLPTKDTVGTSVLSHRWKSVWLLVPNLDLSSSEFPDYNAFVSFMDRLLAFSREENSLLYKLKLSIQKEDEKDQSCVTRWIDSVANPKLKHLDIECTLANRKFLEVIPQSLYVCDTLVSLRLHRVSLGELESVSLPSLKTMRLEHNVYASDASLELLISSPPALEDLSVVRMVPDNVKVLRVRSQSLTSFHVDYLLGEGDDYVDALVRGEGSGVLIDAPRLKYLKFDDDLSDSKIITTNTVSLDKVNVAFVFGEHDFIDVVDLPKRNIVRGFFNSISGVKEMKISSHTIEFLDYNREYELYDPLPQFCNVSTLKVAFYVSNLDMMLPTLLESFPNLKSLVLKLDYYDPSREEEAEDIRLSSVVPPCLMSSLESVKIKRFNRGPVNMEVARYFLENSLVLKKLVLDFRCSVVEEGFYMLRDLLALPRRSSSCQVLLC; this comes from the exons ATGGAGGAACGCTTTTCGAAACAACAACGAATGTACGACGAAAGTTACATAAGGGCTAAAGAAGATATGATAAGCAAACTGCCCGATTCTTTGTTATGTCAGATACTGTCCTACCTCCCGACAAAGGATACTGTCGGAACTAGTGTTCTGTCCCATAGGTGGAAAAGCGTTTGGCTTTTGGTTCCTAACTTGGATTTGTCCTCTTCTGAGTTCCCAGACTACAATGCCTTTGTTAGTTTTATGGACAGGCTCCTAGCTTTCTCTAGAGAAGAGAACTCACTCTTGTACAAGCTCAAGCTCAGTATTCAGAAAGAAGATGAGAAGGATCAGTCTTGCGTCACACGGTGGATAGATTCTGTAGCTAACCCTAAACTCAAGCATCTTGACATTGAATGTACTCTTGCGAACCGTAAGTTTCTAGAAGTAATTCCCCAAAGCCTTTATGTATGTGACACGTTGGTGTCTCTAAGACTCCATCGTGTCTCCTTGGGGGAGTTAGAGTCAGTCTCTTTGCCTTCTCTCAAGACCATGCGTTTAGAACACAACGTCTACGCCAGCGACGCGAGTCTGGAGTTACTCATCTCGTCTCCCCCTGCTCTCGAGGACTTGAGCGTTGTTAGAATGGTGCCGGATAACGTGAAGGTTCTGCGTGTGAGGTCTCAGTCGTTAACGAGCTTCCACGTAGACTATTTGCTTGGTGAAGGCGATGACTATGTTGATGCTTTGGTGAGAGGAGAGGGCTCAGGGGTTTTGATCGATGCGCCTAGACTCAAGTACTTGAAGTTCGATGATGATCTGTCTGACAGTAAAATCATTACCACCAATACAGTGTCCTTGGATAAAGTCAACGTTGCCTTCGTCTTTGGTGAGCATGATTTTATCGATGTTGTCGACTTGCCAAAGCGAAACATTGTCCGTGGTTTCTTTAACAGCATTTCAGGAGTTAAGGAGATGAAGATCTCTTCCCATACTATTGAG TTTCTTGATTATAACAGGGAATACGAGTTATACGACCCGTTGCCTCAGTTTTGCAACGTTTCCACTTTAAAAGTGGCGTTTTACGTGTCGAATCTGGATATGATGCTGCCAACCCTTCTTGAGAGCTTTCCAAATCTAAAATCACTCGTCTTAAAGCTG GATTATTATGATCCTTCGAGGGAGGAGGAAGCAGAGGATATAAGACTCTCATCTGTAGTACCTCCGTGTTTGATGTCATCACTGGAGTCTGTAAAGATAAAGCGTTTCAACAGAGGGCCTGTTAACATGGAGGTAGCTAGGTACTTTTTGGAGAACTCACTGGTCCTCAAGAAACTTGTTCTGGATTTTAGATGTTCGGTGGTTGAAGAAGGGTTTTACATGTTGAGGGATCTCCTTGCGTTGCCCAGGAGATCTAGCTCGTGTCAAGTCCTACTTTGTTAG